From Vibrio crassostreae, one genomic window encodes:
- a CDS encoding efflux RND transporter periplasmic adaptor subunit: MPTLSSNSPLFQKLKQPWLVSLILVMLLSIWLGLGGGQAEESPEKKATEIPLAKVSFQTFTSSPTFKTIDLYGRTAPDRHARLGAEVAGKIVRLNVVKGDAVKAGQAIAQIDKGDLEIQLERATALYRLKQKEFKAAQSLKKRGLQGEIAYTTAEASLTEAKAMMRNAELALKNTVISSPFSGVVQDLMVELGDFVGVGDPVAGVIDLDPLVIEADVSERHIQHLLVNQSALVRLLGREEAEGRLRYVSRISSASTNTFPIEIEIDNSEGLLPAGVSAEVKLNLETRDAIKVTPAMLALDEAGNLGVKTLVSVDDSPVVKFVGIQLVKAEQDGVWLTGLGQRVDIITVGQGFVRDGDLVIAVEQGAELSNVTTE; the protein is encoded by the coding sequence ATGCCCACTCTATCTTCTAACTCACCACTTTTTCAGAAACTGAAACAGCCGTGGCTGGTGTCTCTGATTTTAGTGATGTTGTTGTCTATCTGGCTTGGTTTAGGGGGGGGGCAGGCAGAAGAGTCGCCAGAGAAAAAAGCGACAGAAATCCCGTTAGCCAAAGTTTCCTTTCAAACCTTCACCTCATCACCCACCTTTAAAACCATTGATTTATACGGTCGAACGGCACCCGATAGGCATGCTCGATTAGGCGCGGAAGTCGCGGGAAAGATTGTTCGATTGAACGTTGTGAAAGGCGATGCGGTTAAAGCAGGGCAGGCTATTGCTCAGATTGATAAAGGTGACTTGGAAATACAGTTAGAGCGTGCAACGGCTCTGTATCGTTTAAAGCAGAAAGAGTTCAAAGCAGCGCAATCACTGAAGAAAAGAGGTCTGCAAGGTGAGATCGCCTACACCACAGCAGAGGCTTCGTTAACGGAAGCAAAAGCCATGATGCGCAATGCGGAATTGGCTTTAAAGAATACCGTTATTAGCTCGCCTTTTTCGGGTGTGGTTCAAGATTTGATGGTCGAGTTGGGTGACTTTGTTGGGGTTGGCGATCCGGTTGCGGGCGTGATTGACCTTGATCCTTTGGTTATTGAGGCCGATGTCAGTGAACGTCATATCCAGCATTTGTTAGTTAACCAGTCTGCCTTGGTTCGCTTGCTAGGAAGAGAAGAGGCGGAAGGGCGCTTGCGTTATGTGTCTCGAATTTCTTCGGCCTCAACTAATACTTTTCCAATCGAAATTGAAATCGATAACTCTGAAGGCCTACTGCCTGCAGGTGTCAGCGCTGAAGTGAAGCTCAACCTCGAAACAAGGGATGCTATCAAAGTCACACCTGCGATGTTGGCTTTGGATGAGGCGGGTAACCTTGGGGTCAAAACGTTGGTTTCAGTCGATGACTCACCAGTTGTGAAATTTGTCGGTATTCAACTAGTGAAGGCAGAGCAAGATGGTGTGTGGCTCACAGGTTTAGGTCAACGGGTCGATATCATCACCGTCGGACAAGGGTTTGTGCGTGATGGTGATTTGGTGATTGCGGTTGAGCAAGGTGCTGAACTCTCAAACGTAACAACTGAGTAG
- a CDS encoding magnesium transporter produces the protein MTVMNNTFLSIEALYSEQDIQAVSNAFQQYGREQQINLLNRMPLEDAVLVLGQCSLSTIQTLLSELEEQGFEKRSRHLAHQLGLIYSEVEPQQGYLSTGVMSHVRQRIGWIIALALLGIVSGLIIAQYEDILSQLVLLAIYMPVIAAAGGNTGTQAATLVIRALATGELKKRQWANVLWKEFRVAICLALAIAVVMIGRILLFSENQSTGGYDINMIALAIAVALFIQVTISTVLGGGLPIVARLFKLDPAVLVSPVLASIVDISGMWIYFTVVNSFLGIA, from the coding sequence ATGACGGTAATGAACAACACTTTTTTATCTATTGAAGCTCTGTACTCAGAGCAAGACATCCAAGCTGTGTCGAATGCATTTCAACAGTACGGACGTGAACAACAAATTAACCTTTTGAACCGAATGCCGCTCGAAGATGCGGTGTTAGTGCTGGGGCAATGCTCTCTTAGTACGATTCAGACTTTACTTAGTGAGCTAGAAGAGCAGGGCTTTGAGAAGCGCTCTCGACATCTAGCTCACCAACTAGGGCTGATTTACTCAGAGGTAGAACCTCAGCAGGGCTATCTTTCTACTGGCGTCATGAGCCACGTTAGACAGCGTATCGGTTGGATTATTGCGTTAGCACTATTGGGCATCGTCTCAGGGCTTATCATCGCTCAATATGAAGACATTCTCAGTCAGTTGGTACTTTTGGCTATCTACATGCCGGTAATTGCTGCAGCTGGTGGTAATACCGGGACACAAGCTGCGACTTTGGTTATCAGAGCCTTAGCCACAGGTGAGTTAAAAAAACGCCAATGGGCTAACGTTCTGTGGAAAGAGTTTAGAGTCGCTATTTGTTTGGCTTTAGCTATTGCTGTGGTGATGATTGGACGTATTCTGCTATTTAGCGAAAACCAATCGACAGGTGGCTATGACATCAACATGATTGCGTTAGCGATTGCGGTAGCGCTGTTTATTCAGGTGACCATATCAACTGTGCTCGGCGGAGGGTTACCGATCGTTGCTAGGCTATTTAAGCTGGATCCAGCGGTGTTAGTGAGTCCAGTGCTTGCATCTATAGTAGATATCTCAGGAATGTGGATCTACTTCACTGTAGTGAACTCATTCCTAGGAATTGCTTAA
- a CDS encoding peptidoglycan DD-metalloendopeptidase family protein, whose translation MLSIFARLPILHRAFIAFFSAIIFVAIFLLPDVNSLRDDSGALVVGKHYPLTINASALISSSDAPPTAVLNWEKYTVRSGESTSVLFERIGLSYRLLITLLNTNNDIKKQLSNLRPGDVLQFGFDENNDLIQLKRQLSAFESFKITKSGDSFSSSFDKKEVAYQYNYAEANITSNFWNAGVSAGLTANQIMELAGIFGWDIDFALDIRKNDSFKILYQEKVVEGEVIGRGKIMAAVFKNQGDSFTAVLDDKTGNYYDENGRAMKKAFLRSPIDFRRVTSNFNPTRRHPVTGKVRAHRGTDYAAPVGTPIWAAGDGIVQKSGYNQFNGNYVFIRHSNTYITKYLHMKRRMVKTGQRVKQGQTIGTLGGTGRVTGPHLHYEFLVNGVHKNARTVKLPQSKSLTGKAKATFIANSDIRLNNLERYGQLLATN comes from the coding sequence ATGTTGTCTATTTTTGCACGCCTTCCTATTTTGCACCGGGCTTTTATCGCATTTTTTAGTGCCATAATTTTCGTCGCGATTTTCTTACTCCCCGACGTCAACAGTTTGCGTGACGATTCGGGTGCTTTAGTTGTGGGAAAACATTACCCACTGACAATCAATGCCTCTGCGCTTATTAGCTCAAGTGACGCTCCACCGACGGCAGTACTCAATTGGGAAAAATACACCGTTCGTTCAGGCGAAAGTACCTCTGTTTTATTCGAGCGTATTGGCCTTTCATACCGCCTGCTGATCACGCTACTCAATACCAATAATGATATTAAGAAGCAGTTGTCTAATCTAAGGCCTGGTGATGTCTTGCAATTCGGCTTCGATGAAAACAACGACCTTATTCAGTTAAAACGACAACTTAGTGCGTTTGAAAGCTTCAAGATCACTAAGTCTGGCGATTCTTTCTCCTCTAGCTTCGACAAAAAAGAAGTGGCATACCAATACAACTATGCCGAAGCTAATATCACCTCTAATTTCTGGAACGCTGGTGTAAGCGCAGGTTTAACCGCAAACCAAATTATGGAACTGGCAGGTATCTTTGGTTGGGATATCGATTTTGCGCTAGATATTCGTAAAAACGACAGCTTCAAAATCTTGTATCAAGAGAAAGTGGTTGAAGGCGAAGTGATTGGTCGCGGCAAGATCATGGCGGCAGTGTTCAAAAACCAAGGTGATTCATTTACCGCGGTATTGGACGATAAAACTGGTAACTACTACGACGAAAATGGTCGTGCGATGAAGAAAGCGTTCTTGCGCTCACCAATTGATTTTCGTCGCGTAACATCGAACTTTAATCCTACCAGAAGACACCCAGTAACCGGTAAGGTTCGCGCTCACCGCGGCACTGACTACGCAGCTCCTGTTGGCACACCTATCTGGGCAGCCGGTGACGGTATCGTGCAGAAGTCTGGGTACAACCAATTCAATGGTAACTACGTGTTCATTCGCCACAGCAACACTTATATCACCAAGTACCTACACATGAAGCGACGTATGGTGAAAACTGGTCAGCGCGTAAAACAAGGCCAAACCATTGGTACTTTGGGTGGTACAGGCCGAGTTACTGGCCCGCACTTACACTATGAATTCTTGGTTAATGGCGTACATAAGAATGCGCGTACCGTGAAGTTGCCTCAATCTAAGTCTTTAACGGGTAAAGCAAAAGCAACATTTATTGCGAACTCAGATATTCGACTGAATAATCTAGAGCGATACGGCCAGTTGCTAGCGACTAATTAG
- a CDS encoding AI-2E family transporter, with product MSEKIKINSSHWVIIIALLAAAYACYLLIEPYVNSIVMAFIISLLMFPIHEWLEKKIPNKENIVSLLSCIILTFIIVIPLLAVFAAIVQQGSLFSQNTYQWVTHGGIQTLFAHPLVVKALSFVNNYLPFDNIEPQAIAQKVGEFATSFGSKLVGISAKILGDATNFLMDFFLMLFVLFFLLRDHDKIISVVRHILPLSRSQEDKLLTEIEQVSKSAVMGSFLTAIAQGFAGGLGMWIAGFPGLFWGTMMGFASFIPVVGTALIWIPAATYLFLTGDTTWAIFLTVYCVAIVGSIDNLLRPLLMQGSAGMNTLMIFFSLLGGIQLFGLIGLIYGPLIFAITIVLFNIYDEEFKDFLNQQDKS from the coding sequence GTGTCAGAAAAAATTAAAATCAATTCCAGCCACTGGGTGATCATCATCGCCCTACTTGCGGCGGCTTATGCTTGTTACTTGCTTATTGAGCCGTACGTTAACTCAATTGTGATGGCCTTTATCATTTCACTATTGATGTTCCCAATCCATGAGTGGCTTGAAAAAAAGATACCTAATAAAGAAAACATCGTCTCTTTGCTGTCTTGTATCATCCTGACTTTCATTATTGTTATCCCTTTATTGGCAGTATTCGCAGCAATTGTTCAGCAAGGTTCCCTGTTCTCTCAGAACACCTACCAATGGGTAACACACGGCGGCATTCAAACTCTGTTCGCACACCCATTGGTGGTCAAAGCGCTGTCATTCGTGAACAACTACCTGCCTTTCGACAATATTGAACCACAAGCCATCGCACAGAAGGTGGGTGAGTTCGCGACAAGCTTCGGCTCTAAACTGGTTGGCATTAGTGCGAAAATCTTAGGTGATGCAACCAATTTCTTGATGGACTTCTTCTTGATGTTGTTTGTTCTGTTCTTCTTATTAAGAGATCACGACAAAATCATCAGTGTGGTTCGTCATATTCTTCCGCTATCTCGTAGCCAAGAAGACAAGCTTCTAACAGAGATAGAACAAGTATCGAAATCAGCAGTAATGGGCTCATTCTTAACAGCAATCGCGCAAGGTTTTGCCGGCGGTTTAGGTATGTGGATTGCAGGTTTCCCAGGCCTATTCTGGGGCACTATGATGGGCTTTGCCTCATTCATCCCTGTTGTGGGAACAGCACTAATCTGGATCCCAGCGGCGACCTACTTGTTCCTAACTGGTGATACTACGTGGGCAATTTTCCTAACGGTTTACTGCGTGGCAATTGTTGGATCAATTGACAACCTTCTGCGTCCGCTTCTAATGCAAGGCAGCGCAGGCATGAACACCCTAATGATTTTCTTCTCACTACTGGGGGGTATTCAACTGTTTGGCCTAATTGGTCTTATCTACGGCCCGCTGATTTTTGCGATTACTATCGTCCTATTCAACATCTACGATGAAGAGTTTAAGGACTTTTTAAACCAGCAAGACAAGAGTTAA
- a CDS encoding efflux RND transporter permease subunit, producing MYSIIDAALSRARTMLSLLALILVAGVITYITIPKESSPDITIPIIYVSVGHQGISPTDAERLLVRPIEQELRSIEGVKEMTATAAEGHASVVLEFNVGVDLTKAMADVRDAVDLAKPKLPEDSDEPTVNEVTLASEQPVLSVVLFGTVPERTIVQIAREVGDKLESYRQILEVDIAGDREDIVEIIVDPLLMESYSLDQADIYNLIALNNRVVAAGFVDTGYGRFSVKVPSVFNSLKDVLELPIKVDGKQVVTFGDVATVRRAFRDPESFARLDGKSAVVLDIKKRAGENIIETVELVKAVMAGAQQQAEWPNNLLVKYTWDESKDVKIMLNDLQNNILSAIILVVIVIIAILGVRTALLVGISIPGSFLTGLLVLSVFGLTVNIVVLFSLIMAVGMLVDGAIVVTEFADRRMQEGEGRKAAYRDAAKRMAWPITASTATTLAAFAPLLFWPDVTGEFMKFLPLTLIATLTASLIMALLFVPVLGGLIGKPQYVSSQSQARMVALHNGDFSQATGLTKAYYHTLSIAIKHPFKIFCSAILLAVAVGFTYSKAGLGAEFFPEVDPPFFNVKVRSHGDLSIQEKDDIMRDIEQMMLNHDEFDTVYTRTGGDDQIGLISITPVDWQYRRSVKAIIDELKVQTDQYAGVEIEYKFPDAGPPVENDLVIELSAKTPEQLNQAAKIVRGWADGNQALTNISDTASKDGIDWKVDIRRDDAARFAADATLVGNTVQFVTNGLKIGDYLPDDSSEEVDILVRYPNDKRDIGRFDQLRVKTPAGLVPITNFAQIVPDHKQDTIKRLDGKRVVNIMADMEEGYNLALELPKIEQALGELGLPDSVDFRIRGQNEEQENSSAFLQSAFLVALAVMALILITQFNSFYQAFLILSAVLFSTVGVFVGLLIFQRPFGIVMSGIGVIALAGIVVNNNIVLIDTYNQLIKRGLDKRDAILRTGVQRLRPVMLTTVTTILGLMPMVLEMNIDLINQKIEFGAPSTQWWSQLATAIAGGLAFATVLTLVLTPCLLMLGRDKKPEK from the coding sequence ATGTATTCAATTATTGATGCAGCCTTGTCTCGTGCTCGAACAATGCTCTCTCTTTTGGCGCTCATCTTGGTTGCAGGTGTCATTACCTATATCACGATACCCAAAGAGTCGAGCCCTGACATTACCATCCCGATTATCTACGTTTCAGTCGGGCACCAAGGGATCTCGCCAACCGATGCCGAACGTTTATTGGTTAGGCCTATCGAGCAAGAATTAAGGTCGATTGAGGGCGTAAAAGAGATGACGGCAACCGCAGCGGAAGGCCACGCCTCTGTGGTGTTGGAGTTTAACGTTGGAGTCGATCTAACAAAGGCAATGGCGGATGTGCGTGATGCCGTTGATCTCGCCAAACCAAAGCTACCAGAAGACAGTGATGAACCGACCGTAAATGAAGTCACACTCGCTTCTGAGCAGCCAGTACTTTCTGTTGTGCTGTTCGGGACTGTACCGGAACGTACTATCGTACAAATTGCCCGAGAAGTGGGAGATAAACTCGAAAGCTATCGCCAGATATTAGAGGTCGATATTGCGGGTGATAGGGAGGATATCGTTGAAATCATCGTTGACCCGCTATTGATGGAGAGTTACAGCCTAGATCAAGCGGATATCTACAACCTGATCGCTTTGAACAACCGAGTGGTTGCCGCGGGTTTTGTTGATACGGGCTATGGTCGTTTTTCGGTCAAAGTCCCTTCGGTGTTTAATTCCTTAAAGGATGTGCTTGAGCTACCTATCAAAGTGGATGGTAAGCAAGTGGTGACATTTGGTGATGTGGCTACTGTTCGTCGAGCGTTTCGAGATCCAGAGAGTTTTGCGCGTTTAGATGGTAAATCTGCGGTGGTGTTGGATATCAAAAAGCGTGCAGGCGAGAACATCATCGAAACGGTTGAGTTAGTCAAAGCTGTAATGGCCGGGGCTCAGCAGCAAGCAGAATGGCCAAATAACCTGTTGGTCAAATACACCTGGGATGAATCGAAAGATGTGAAGATCATGCTAAATGATCTGCAAAACAATATTCTATCCGCCATCATCCTGGTGGTGATCGTAATCATCGCGATTCTTGGCGTGCGTACTGCTTTGTTAGTCGGCATTTCAATTCCGGGTTCATTCTTGACCGGACTATTGGTTCTGTCTGTATTTGGCTTAACCGTTAACATAGTGGTGCTGTTCTCTTTGATTATGGCGGTCGGGATGTTGGTTGACGGTGCGATTGTGGTAACTGAATTTGCCGATAGGCGGATGCAAGAAGGGGAAGGGCGTAAAGCAGCCTATCGAGATGCGGCTAAGCGAATGGCATGGCCAATAACCGCATCAACGGCTACAACCTTGGCGGCGTTTGCTCCACTCCTGTTTTGGCCTGATGTAACAGGCGAATTCATGAAGTTCCTTCCATTAACTCTGATCGCTACGTTAACTGCCTCATTGATTATGGCGCTGTTGTTTGTGCCCGTGTTAGGTGGTTTGATTGGCAAACCGCAATACGTCTCGTCTCAGAGCCAAGCTCGAATGGTGGCTTTGCATAATGGGGATTTCTCACAGGCGACAGGCTTAACCAAGGCGTATTACCACACACTTTCTATTGCGATTAAGCATCCCTTTAAGATTTTTTGTAGTGCGATACTGCTCGCGGTTGCGGTTGGTTTCACGTATTCAAAAGCGGGGCTCGGTGCTGAGTTCTTCCCTGAAGTTGATCCGCCATTCTTTAATGTCAAAGTTCGCTCTCATGGCGATCTTTCTATTCAAGAAAAAGATGACATCATGCGCGATATTGAACAGATGATGCTGAATCATGATGAGTTCGATACCGTTTATACGCGAACCGGTGGTGACGACCAGATTGGTTTGATTTCGATAACGCCCGTCGATTGGCAATACCGCCGCAGTGTTAAAGCGATCATTGATGAATTAAAGGTGCAAACCGATCAATACGCTGGTGTCGAGATTGAATACAAGTTCCCTGATGCAGGACCTCCGGTTGAAAATGACTTAGTGATTGAGCTATCTGCCAAAACGCCAGAGCAGCTCAATCAGGCGGCTAAGATCGTAAGAGGTTGGGCGGATGGTAATCAAGCACTGACTAATATCAGTGATACTGCAAGCAAAGACGGTATTGATTGGAAGGTGGATATTCGCCGCGACGATGCCGCGCGTTTTGCAGCAGACGCGACCTTGGTTGGCAATACCGTTCAATTTGTCACTAACGGATTAAAGATTGGTGATTACCTGCCTGATGACTCATCAGAAGAGGTCGATATCTTGGTGCGTTACCCGAATGATAAAAGGGATATCGGACGCTTTGACCAGCTGAGAGTGAAAACGCCAGCTGGCTTGGTGCCGATCACCAACTTTGCTCAGATTGTTCCCGACCATAAGCAAGATACGATTAAACGTCTCGATGGTAAGCGAGTCGTCAACATCATGGCAGATATGGAAGAAGGGTATAACCTTGCTTTAGAACTACCAAAGATCGAGCAAGCGCTAGGTGAATTAGGGCTTCCGGATAGCGTTGACTTTCGTATTCGTGGTCAAAACGAAGAACAAGAGAACTCGTCAGCCTTTTTACAAAGCGCGTTCTTGGTGGCACTAGCGGTGATGGCTTTGATTCTGATTACTCAGTTCAATAGTTTCTATCAGGCGTTCTTGATTCTAAGTGCAGTGTTGTTCTCAACGGTTGGTGTGTTCGTTGGTTTACTTATCTTCCAGCGCCCGTTTGGCATCGTGATGTCCGGTATTGGGGTGATTGCGCTGGCTGGTATAGTGGTGAATAACAACATCGTGCTGATCGATACTTATAACCAATTGATTAAAAGAGGCTTGGATAAGCGAGATGCGATTCTGAGAACCGGTGTTCAGCGTTTAAGGCCAGTAATGCTCACGACGGTCACCACCATTTTAGGTTTGATGCCGATGGTGCTAGAAATGAATATCGACTTGATTAATCAAAAGATAGAATTTGGTGCGCCGAGCACGCAATGGTGGTCGCAACTCGCTACGGCAATTGCGGGAGGTTTGGCATTCGCGACAGTATTGACCTTGGTCCTGACCCCTTGTCTATTAATGTTAGGTCGAGATAAGAAGCCGGAAAAATAG
- the erpA gene encoding iron-sulfur cluster insertion protein ErpA, translated as MSEVNIPLSFSDAAATRVQTLIAEEENPELKLRVYITGGGCSGFQYGFTFDEKVNDGDTTIVNSGVTLVVDPMSLQYLMGGMVDYTEGLEGARFFVNNPNATTTCGCGASFSV; from the coding sequence GTGAGCGAAGTAAATATCCCATTGTCTTTTTCTGATGCAGCAGCTACCCGCGTACAAACGCTAATCGCTGAAGAAGAAAACCCAGAACTAAAACTACGTGTATACATTACAGGTGGTGGTTGTAGTGGTTTCCAATACGGCTTCACATTTGATGAAAAAGTAAATGATGGCGACACTACGATTGTAAATAGCGGTGTAACGCTGGTTGTTGACCCAATGAGCCTACAATACCTTATGGGCGGCATGGTTGATTACACAGAAGGCCTAGAAGGCGCACGCTTCTTTGTGAACAACCCGAACGCTACAACAACATGTGGTTGTGGCGCATCATTCAGCGTATAG
- the hemL gene encoding glutamate-1-semialdehyde 2,1-aminomutase translates to MTKSAELYEKAQQTIPGGVNSPVRAFNGVGGSPIFVERADGPLIFDADGKAYIDYVGSWGPMILGHNHVVIRDAVIEAAQRGLSFGAPTETEIKMAELVSEMVPSMEQLRMVSSGTEATMSAIRLARGFTGRDKILKFEGCYHGHADSLLVKAGSGALTLGQPSSPGVPADFAKHTLTATFNNLDSVRELFAANKGEISCIIVEPVAGNMNCIPPVEGFHEGLREICDQEGALLIFDEVMTGFRVAEGCAQAYYNIKPDLTCLGKVIGGGMPVGAFGGRKEVMQYIAPTGPVYQAGTLSGNPVAMAAGYACLNLLREEGNEKRLASKTKQLANGFKQLADKHGIPMLVHQVGGMFGFFFTDQETVTCYEDVTKCDVERFKRFFHLMLDHGVYLAPSAFEASFTSLAHGSKELDATLEAADRSLAIIAAESK, encoded by the coding sequence ATGACCAAATCAGCAGAGCTGTACGAAAAAGCACAGCAAACTATTCCTGGTGGCGTAAACTCTCCAGTTCGTGCATTCAATGGCGTAGGTGGTTCTCCAATCTTCGTTGAACGCGCTGATGGCCCACTTATTTTTGATGCTGATGGTAAAGCATATATCGATTACGTTGGCTCTTGGGGTCCAATGATCCTTGGTCACAACCACGTTGTTATCCGTGATGCGGTTATTGAAGCAGCTCAACGCGGCCTTAGCTTCGGTGCTCCAACCGAAACTGAAATCAAAATGGCTGAGCTTGTATCTGAGATGGTTCCATCAATGGAACAGCTACGTATGGTGAGCTCAGGCACAGAAGCAACAATGAGTGCGATTCGTCTTGCTCGTGGCTTCACTGGTCGTGACAAAATTCTTAAGTTTGAAGGCTGCTACCACGGCCACGCAGACAGCCTACTTGTAAAAGCCGGTTCTGGTGCACTGACTTTAGGTCAGCCAAGCTCACCAGGCGTTCCAGCTGATTTTGCTAAGCACACGCTGACTGCAACCTTCAACAACCTAGATTCAGTACGTGAGCTGTTCGCAGCAAACAAAGGCGAGATCTCGTGCATCATCGTTGAACCAGTTGCGGGCAACATGAACTGTATCCCACCAGTAGAGGGCTTCCACGAAGGTCTACGTGAAATCTGTGACCAAGAAGGTGCATTGCTAATCTTTGATGAAGTAATGACAGGTTTCCGCGTTGCTGAAGGCTGTGCGCAGGCTTACTACAACATCAAGCCAGACCTAACGTGTCTTGGTAAAGTGATCGGCGGCGGTATGCCTGTGGGTGCTTTTGGTGGTCGTAAAGAAGTAATGCAATACATCGCTCCTACAGGCCCAGTTTACCAAGCAGGTACGCTTTCAGGTAACCCTGTTGCAATGGCTGCTGGCTACGCATGTTTGAACCTTCTACGTGAAGAAGGCAACGAAAAGCGTCTAGCTTCAAAAACTAAGCAGCTAGCGAATGGCTTCAAGCAACTTGCTGACAAGCACGGCATCCCAATGCTAGTACACCAAGTTGGTGGTATGTTTGGTTTCTTCTTCACAGACCAAGAAACGGTGACGTGCTACGAAGATGTAACTAAGTGTGATGTAGAACGCTTCAAGCGCTTCTTCCACCTAATGCTGGATCACGGTGTTTACCTTGCTCCTTCAGCATTCGAAGCAAGCTTTACTTCTCTTGCTCATGGTTCAAAAGAGCTGGATGCGACACTAGAAGCCGCTGACCGTTCTCTTGCTATCATTGCTGCTGAAAGCAAATAA
- the tyrS gene encoding tyrosine--tRNA ligase, with translation MASIEAALAEIKRGVEELIPEDELIAKLKEGRPLRIKLGADPTAPDIHLGHTVIFNKLRAFQELGHEVTFLIGDFTAMVGDPSGKNSTRPPLSREDVLKNAETYKEQVFKILDPEKTQIRFNSEWLSELGAEGMIRLASNQTVARMLERDDFKKRYAGGQPIAIHEFMYPLLQGHDSVALESDVELGGTDQKFNLLMGRELQKAAGQKPQAVLMMPLLVGLDGVKKMSKSAHNYIGISEAPSEMFGKIMSISDDLMWSYYELLSFRPLEEVAELKAGVDAGKNPRDVKVLLAKEIIARFHSEADADAAEQEFVNRFAKNQVPDEMPEFEFEAGLPIANVLKEAGLVNSTSDAMRMIKQGAAKLEGEKIEDSKFVPEAGTAVYQVGKRKFARITIK, from the coding sequence ATGGCGAGTATTGAAGCTGCACTAGCCGAGATCAAACGTGGCGTAGAAGAACTGATTCCAGAAGACGAACTGATTGCAAAACTAAAAGAAGGTCGTCCTTTACGCATTAAGCTGGGTGCCGATCCAACCGCTCCAGATATCCACCTAGGCCATACGGTTATCTTTAACAAGCTTCGTGCTTTCCAAGAGCTTGGTCATGAAGTGACATTCCTTATCGGTGATTTCACTGCAATGGTTGGTGACCCATCAGGTAAGAACTCAACGCGTCCACCACTAAGCCGTGAAGACGTACTGAAGAATGCTGAAACTTACAAAGAGCAAGTATTCAAGATTCTAGATCCTGAGAAAACGCAAATTCGTTTCAACTCTGAATGGCTATCTGAGCTTGGTGCTGAAGGCATGATTCGTCTTGCTTCTAACCAAACTGTTGCTCGTATGCTTGAGCGTGATGACTTCAAAAAGCGTTACGCTGGTGGTCAACCGATCGCAATCCACGAATTCATGTACCCACTTCTACAAGGTCACGACTCTGTTGCACTAGAGAGCGACGTTGAGCTTGGCGGTACTGACCAGAAGTTTAACCTTCTAATGGGTCGTGAACTGCAAAAAGCAGCAGGTCAAAAACCACAAGCGGTACTGATGATGCCACTACTTGTTGGTCTAGACGGCGTTAAGAAGATGTCTAAGTCTGCGCACAACTACATCGGTATCAGCGAAGCACCAAGCGAGATGTTTGGTAAGATCATGTCTATCTCTGACGATCTAATGTGGAGCTACTACGAGCTACTGTCTTTCCGTCCTCTTGAAGAAGTTGCGGAACTGAAAGCTGGCGTTGATGCAGGTAAGAACCCGCGTGACGTTAAAGTACTTCTTGCTAAAGAGATCATCGCGCGTTTCCATAGCGAAGCAGATGCTGATGCAGCAGAGCAAGAGTTCGTTAACCGTTTTGCTAAGAACCAAGTTCCTGATGAAATGCCAGAATTCGAATTCGAAGCTGGCCTGCCAATTGCGAACGTTCTAAAAGAAGCAGGTCTTGTAAACTCGACTTCTGATGCGATGCGTATGATCAAGCAAGGCGCGGCTAAGCTTGAAGGCGAGAAGATTGAAGACAGCAAATTCGTACCTGAAGCAGGTACTGCCGTTTACCAAGTAGGTAAGCGTAAGTTTGCTCGTATTACTATTAAGTAA